The following proteins come from a genomic window of Zingiber officinale cultivar Zhangliang unplaced genomic scaffold, Zo_v1.1 ctg167, whole genome shotgun sequence:
- the LOC122036507 gene encoding kinesin-like protein KIN-14E isoform X3, which translates to MEDMFDSMILVSGPSFVRSGFEEQAFGDDVVMFVNAGGCEIQGKDCHKKFNGDAYFQGGDIIETNEIIAKSGDHLSLYQSARYGDFHYTFNNLAPGDYFVDLHFAEIVNTNGPKGIRVFNIYVQEEKILSGLDIYAVVGANKPLQLVDIRVSVVHNESVLIRFEGVCGSPTVSGICIRKAPALSAATVRPELQLCTKCATEVEGSPIQKKLQSKNIAQYEKKIQELTNECKMKSDECYEAWMSLTNANQKLQKVTMELDKMIFQNETLEQAVGREIENFIDVSDKYKKDKKLWSSIINNLEKKIKTIKEDHIKLSQEAHDCANSIPNLNKMTIAIQALVAQSEDLKVKYNEEMIKRKRLFNQLQETKGNIRVFCRCRPLSEEEISSGCHAIIDFDAAKDGEIGMVTGGTTKKNFKFDRVYAPKDNQADVYEDASPLVTSVLDGYNVCIFAYGQTGTGKTFTMEGTENNRGVNYRTLEELFKIAVERKETISYSISVSVLEVYNEQIRDLLATSPSNKKLEVRQAAEGFHHVPGMVEAKVENMKEAWNVLQAGSNARAVGSNNVNVHSSRSHCMLCIMVRAKNLVNGECTNSKLCLVDLAGSERLTKTDVQGERLKEAQNINRSLSALGDVISALASKTNHIPYRNSKLTHLLQDSLGGDSKALMFVQISSSNNDMGETVSSLNFASRVRGVELGPAKRQTDTVEQQKMKQMLDKLRQEYRTKDESLKRFEENCQNLEDKLKEKEQHYRMLQEKNKDLASQVNSSAEIQSQLDRKQCQFMEKLNRKEEESMMLKQKIKEMEQKLKEQQHRESISLQEKVKELEFKLDEQTHSEIAVKELQCQLKERLQIQFALEQRVKELETPSILLSQSANRSRIGTASDESTSYTDPHILRTSTSINRPKTGQVSALYKVASPYGIKRKEDRKRLSNVLTNDHENHGVLSKSLVEKKTEPKEINRTRELDQEKAYGKVTRTAKVVTIPKLFPHSRIEKEQQIKVRGWAR; encoded by the exons ATGGAGGACATGTTCGACTCGATGATCTTGGTCTCCGGTCCAAGTTTTGTTCGATCAGGGTTCGAGGAGCAAGCTTTTGGAG ACGATGTCGTGATGTTCGTTAATGCTGGAGGATGCGAGATTCAGGGAAAAGATTGCCATAAGAAATTCAATGGTGATGCCTATTTCCAAGGTGGAGACATAATAGAAACCAATGAAATCATAGCTAAAAGTGGTGACCACCTATCACTTTATCAATCTGCACGATATGGCGACTTCCACTACACGTTTAATAATCTTGCTCCAGGAGACTATTTTGTGGACTTGCACTTTGCGGAGATAGTCAATACCAATGGTCCTAAAGGAATTAGGGTATTTAACATATATGTACAAGAAGAGAAG ATATTATCTGGACTTGACATATATGCTGTTGTTGGAGCTAATAAGCCTCTGCAGCTAGTTGATATCAGAGTTTCTGTGGTACACAATGAGAGTGTTTTAATAAGATTTGAGGGAGTCTGTGGATCACCAACAGTTTCTGGAATTTGCATCAGAAAGGCTCCAGCCTTATCAg CAGCCACGGTAAGACCAGAGCTTCAGTTATGCACCAAATGTGCCACTGAGGTAGAGGGTTCTCCTATTCAG AAAAAATTACAGAGTAAAAATATTGCCCAATATGAGAAGAAAATACAGGAGCTAACTAATGAGTGTAAAATGAAATCTGATGAATGTTATGAAGCTTGGATGTCACTAACCAATGCAAATCAAAAACTACAGAAGGTCACTATGGAGCTTGACAAAATGATTTTCCAAAATGAAACACTTG AACAGGCTGTTGGAAGGGAGATTGAAAATTTTATAGATGTTTCTGATAAATACAAGAAGGATAAGAAGTTGTggtcttctataatcaataatttGGAAAAGAAGATTAAG ACGATAAAAGAAGATCACATAAAACTTTCTCAAGAAGCACATGATTGTGCTAACTCAATTCCTAATCTAAATAAGATGACTATTGCAATTCAGGCCTTAG TTGCACAGAGCGAAGATCTCAAAGTAAAATACAATGAGGAGATGATCAAGAGGAAAAGATTGTTTAACCAACTCCAGGAGACAAAAG GGAATATTAGGGTATTTTGTAGGTGTCGCCCCTTGAGTGAGGAGGAGATTTCATCTGGTTGTCATGCCATTATAGATTTTGATGCAGCTAAGGATGGTGAAATTGGAATGGTGACTGGTGGAACAACAAAGAAAAACTTTAAGTTTGATCGTGTCTATGCGCCAAAGGACAATCAAG CTGATGTTTATGAGGATGCTTCACCTTTGGTCACATCAGTCCTTGATGGCTACAATGTCTGCATATTTGCATATGGGCAGACTGGTACAGGGAAGACATTCACCATGGAAGGTACTGAGAATAACAGGGGAGTGAATTATAGAACCTTGGAAGAGCTTTTTAAAATAGCTGTAGAGAGGAAAGAGACAATTTCCTACAGCATATCTGTGAGTGTTCTAGAAGTGTACAATGAGCAAATCAGAGATTTATTAGCAACGTCTCCTTCAAACAAGAA GTTGGAAGTTAGGCAAGCAGCTGAAGGATTTCATCACGTGCCAGGAATGGTAGAAGCTAAAGTTGAGAACATGAAGGAAGCTTGGAATGTGCTGCAGGCTGGGAGCAATGCCAGAGCAGTTGGTTCAAACAATGTAAATGTGCATAGCAGTAGATCTCATTG CATGCTTTGTATAATGGTGAGAGCAAAAAACTTGGTGAATGGAGAGTGCACAAATAGCAAGCTTTGTCTTGTGGATTTGGCCGGAAGTGAGAGACTAACAAAGACAGATGTTCAAGGGGAGAGGCTCAAGGAAGCCCAAAACATTAACAGGTCACTCTCCGCCCTTGGAGATGTCATTTCTGCTCTTGCATCCAAAACTAACCACATACCTTACAG gaaTTCCAAGCTTACACATTTACTGCAAGATTCATTAG GAGGTGATTCAAAAGCTTTGATGTTTGTACAAATTAGTTCGTCAAACAATGACATGGGTGAAACTGTCAGTTCACTAAACTTTGCAAGTCGAGTGCGGGGAGTAGAATTGGGTCCTGCTAAGAGGCAGACTGACACAGTTGAGCAGCAAAAAATGAAGCAGATG CTTGATAAACTGAGACAGGAATATAGAACCAAGGATGAGTCGTTAAAGAGGTTTGAGGAGAACTGTCAAAACCTTGAGGATAAACTGAAAGAGAAAGAACAACATTATAGGATGCTACAAGAGAAG aatAAAGACCTTGCTAGCCAAGTCAACTCAAGTGCAGAAATCCAAAGCCAATTGGATAGGAAACAGTGCCAGTTCATGGAAAAGTTGAATAGGAAGGAAGAAGAATCCATGATGTTAAAGCAAAAG ATCAAAGAGATGGAACAGAAATTGAAAGAGCAGCAACACAGAGAATCAATTAGTCTTCAAGAAAAG GTTAAAGAGCTTGAATTCAAACTTGATGAACAAACACACTCTGAAATTGCA GTTAAGGAGCTACAATGTCAACTTAAAGAAAGACTGCAAATTCAGTTTGCTCTTGAACAAAGA GTTAAAGAGCTTGAAACTCCCTCCATTTTACTTTCACAGTCTGCCAATAGATCAAGAATTGGAACAGCAAGTGATGAATCAACAAGCTATACTGATCCTCACATTCTTAGAACTTCAACATCTATAAACAGGCCAAAGACGGGTCAAGTTTCAGCTCTCTACAAAGTCGCATCTCCTTAtggaatcaagaggaaagaagacCGCAAGCGTCTGAGTAATGTATTGACCAACGACCACGAGAATCATGGTGTGCTTTCTAAAAGCTTAGTAGAGAAGAAGACAGAACCAAAGGAAATTAACAGAACTAGGGAACTAGATCAAGAAAAAGCATATGGAAAGGTTACAAGGACAGCAAAAGTTGTCACAATCCCAAAGCTCTTCCCTCACAGTAGAATTGAAAAAGAACAGCAAATCAAAGTAAGAGGATGGGCCAGGTAG
- the LOC122036507 gene encoding kinesin-like protein KIN-14E isoform X5, translating to MEDMFDSMILVSGPSFVRSGFEEQAFGELQILSGLDIYAVVGANKPLQLVDIRVSVVHNESVLIRFEGVCGSPTVSGICIRKAPALSATVRPELQLCTKCATEVEGSPIQKKLQSKNIAQYEKKIQELTNECKMKSDECYEAWMSLTNANQKLQKVTMELDKMIFQNETLEQAVGREIENFIDVSDKYKKDKKLWSSIINNLEKKIKTIKEDHIKLSQEAHDCANSIPNLNKMTIAIQALVAQSEDLKVKYNEEMIKRKRLFNQLQETKGNIRVFCRCRPLSEEEISSGCHAIIDFDAAKDGEIGMVTGGTTKKNFKFDRVYAPKDNQADVYEDASPLVTSVLDGYNVCIFAYGQTGTGKTFTMEGTENNRGVNYRTLEELFKIAVERKETISYSISVSVLEVYNEQIRDLLATSPSNKKLEVRQAAEGFHHVPGMVEAKVENMKEAWNVLQAGSNARAVGSNNVNVHSSRSHCMLCIMVRAKNLVNGECTNSKLCLVDLAGSERLTKTDVQGERLKEAQNINRSLSALGDVISALASKTNHIPYRNSKLTHLLQDSLGGDSKALMFVQISSSNNDMGETVSSLNFASRVRGVELGPAKRQTDTVEQQKMKQMLDKLRQEYRTKDESLKRFEENCQNLEDKLKEKEQHYRMLQEKNKDLASQVNSSAEIQSQLDRKQCQFMEKLNRKEEESMMLKQKVWFTLIIRIQYFLQRKTLTLQINKSNLYCLQIKEMEQKLKEQQHRESISLQEKVKELEFKLDEQTHSEIAVKELQCQLKERLQIQFALEQRVKELETPSILLSQSANRSRIGTASDESTSYTDPHILRTSTSINRPKTGQVSALYKVASPYGIKRKEDRKRLSNVLTNDHENHGVLSKSLVEKKTEPKEINRTRELDQEKAYGKVTRTAKVVTIPKLFPHSRIEKEQQIKVRGWAR from the exons ATGGAGGACATGTTCGACTCGATGATCTTGGTCTCCGGTCCAAGTTTTGTTCGATCAGGGTTCGAGGAGCAAGCTTTTGGAG AATTGCAGATATTATCTGGACTTGACATATATGCTGTTGTTGGAGCTAATAAGCCTCTGCAGCTAGTTGATATCAGAGTTTCTGTGGTACACAATGAGAGTGTTTTAATAAGATTTGAGGGAGTCTGTGGATCACCAACAGTTTCTGGAATTTGCATCAGAAAGGCTCCAGCCTTATCAg CCACGGTAAGACCAGAGCTTCAGTTATGCACCAAATGTGCCACTGAGGTAGAGGGTTCTCCTATTCAG AAAAAATTACAGAGTAAAAATATTGCCCAATATGAGAAGAAAATACAGGAGCTAACTAATGAGTGTAAAATGAAATCTGATGAATGTTATGAAGCTTGGATGTCACTAACCAATGCAAATCAAAAACTACAGAAGGTCACTATGGAGCTTGACAAAATGATTTTCCAAAATGAAACACTTG AACAGGCTGTTGGAAGGGAGATTGAAAATTTTATAGATGTTTCTGATAAATACAAGAAGGATAAGAAGTTGTggtcttctataatcaataatttGGAAAAGAAGATTAAG ACGATAAAAGAAGATCACATAAAACTTTCTCAAGAAGCACATGATTGTGCTAACTCAATTCCTAATCTAAATAAGATGACTATTGCAATTCAGGCCTTAG TTGCACAGAGCGAAGATCTCAAAGTAAAATACAATGAGGAGATGATCAAGAGGAAAAGATTGTTTAACCAACTCCAGGAGACAAAAG GGAATATTAGGGTATTTTGTAGGTGTCGCCCCTTGAGTGAGGAGGAGATTTCATCTGGTTGTCATGCCATTATAGATTTTGATGCAGCTAAGGATGGTGAAATTGGAATGGTGACTGGTGGAACAACAAAGAAAAACTTTAAGTTTGATCGTGTCTATGCGCCAAAGGACAATCAAG CTGATGTTTATGAGGATGCTTCACCTTTGGTCACATCAGTCCTTGATGGCTACAATGTCTGCATATTTGCATATGGGCAGACTGGTACAGGGAAGACATTCACCATGGAAGGTACTGAGAATAACAGGGGAGTGAATTATAGAACCTTGGAAGAGCTTTTTAAAATAGCTGTAGAGAGGAAAGAGACAATTTCCTACAGCATATCTGTGAGTGTTCTAGAAGTGTACAATGAGCAAATCAGAGATTTATTAGCAACGTCTCCTTCAAACAAGAA GTTGGAAGTTAGGCAAGCAGCTGAAGGATTTCATCACGTGCCAGGAATGGTAGAAGCTAAAGTTGAGAACATGAAGGAAGCTTGGAATGTGCTGCAGGCTGGGAGCAATGCCAGAGCAGTTGGTTCAAACAATGTAAATGTGCATAGCAGTAGATCTCATTG CATGCTTTGTATAATGGTGAGAGCAAAAAACTTGGTGAATGGAGAGTGCACAAATAGCAAGCTTTGTCTTGTGGATTTGGCCGGAAGTGAGAGACTAACAAAGACAGATGTTCAAGGGGAGAGGCTCAAGGAAGCCCAAAACATTAACAGGTCACTCTCCGCCCTTGGAGATGTCATTTCTGCTCTTGCATCCAAAACTAACCACATACCTTACAG gaaTTCCAAGCTTACACATTTACTGCAAGATTCATTAG GAGGTGATTCAAAAGCTTTGATGTTTGTACAAATTAGTTCGTCAAACAATGACATGGGTGAAACTGTCAGTTCACTAAACTTTGCAAGTCGAGTGCGGGGAGTAGAATTGGGTCCTGCTAAGAGGCAGACTGACACAGTTGAGCAGCAAAAAATGAAGCAGATG CTTGATAAACTGAGACAGGAATATAGAACCAAGGATGAGTCGTTAAAGAGGTTTGAGGAGAACTGTCAAAACCTTGAGGATAAACTGAAAGAGAAAGAACAACATTATAGGATGCTACAAGAGAAG aatAAAGACCTTGCTAGCCAAGTCAACTCAAGTGCAGAAATCCAAAGCCAATTGGATAGGAAACAGTGCCAGTTCATGGAAAAGTTGAATAGGAAGGAAGAAGAATCCATGATGTTAAAGCAAAAGGTATGGTTTACACTAATAATAAGAATTCAATATTTTCTGCAAAGAAAAACGTTAACATTACAGATTAACAAATCGAATTTATATTGTTTACAGATCAAAGAGATGGAACAGAAATTGAAAGAGCAGCAACACAGAGAATCAATTAGTCTTCAAGAAAAG GTTAAAGAGCTTGAATTCAAACTTGATGAACAAACACACTCTGAAATTGCA GTTAAGGAGCTACAATGTCAACTTAAAGAAAGACTGCAAATTCAGTTTGCTCTTGAACAAAGA GTTAAAGAGCTTGAAACTCCCTCCATTTTACTTTCACAGTCTGCCAATAGATCAAGAATTGGAACAGCAAGTGATGAATCAACAAGCTATACTGATCCTCACATTCTTAGAACTTCAACATCTATAAACAGGCCAAAGACGGGTCAAGTTTCAGCTCTCTACAAAGTCGCATCTCCTTAtggaatcaagaggaaagaagacCGCAAGCGTCTGAGTAATGTATTGACCAACGACCACGAGAATCATGGTGTGCTTTCTAAAAGCTTAGTAGAGAAGAAGACAGAACCAAAGGAAATTAACAGAACTAGGGAACTAGATCAAGAAAAAGCATATGGAAAGGTTACAAGGACAGCAAAAGTTGTCACAATCCCAAAGCTCTTCCCTCACAGTAGAATTGAAAAAGAACAGCAAATCAAAGTAAGAGGATGGGCCAGGTAG
- the LOC122036507 gene encoding kinesin-like protein KIN-14E isoform X6 has translation MEDMFDSMILVSGPSFVRSGFEEQAFGDDVVMFVNAGGCEIQGKDCHKKFNGDAYFQGGDIIETNEIIAKSGDHLSLYQSARYGDFHYTFNNLAPGDYFVDLHFAEIVNTNGPKGIRVFNIYVQEEKILSGLDIYAVVGANKPLQLVDIRVSVVHNESVLIRFEGVCGSPTVSGICIRKAPALSAATVRPELQLCTKCATEVEGSPIQKKLQSKNIAQYEKKIQELTNECKMKSDECYEAWMSLTNANQKLQKVTMELDKMIFQNETLEQAVGREIENFIDVSDKYKKDKKLWSSIINNLEKKIKTIKEDHIKLSQEAHDCANSIPNLNKMTIAIQALVAQSEDLKVKYNEEMIKRKRLFNQLQETKGNIRVFCRCRPLSEEEISSGCHAIIDFDAAKDGEIGMVTGGTTKKNFKFDRVYAPKDNQADVYEDASPLVTSVLDGYNVCIFAYGQTGTGKTFTMEGTENNRGVNYRTLEELFKIAVERKETISYSISVSVLEVYNEQIRDLLATSPSNKKLEVRQAAEGFHHVPGMVEAKVENMKEAWNVLQAGSNARAVGSNNVNVHSSRSHCMLCIMVRAKNLVNGECTNSKLCLVDLAGSERLTKTDVQGERLKEAQNINRSLSALGDVISALASKTNHIPYRNSKLTHLLQDSLGGDSKALMFVQISSSNNDMGETVSSLNFASRVRGVELGPAKRQTDTVEQQKMKQMLDKLRQEYRTKDESLKRFEENCQNLEDKLKEKEQHYRMLQEKNKDLASQVNSSAEIQSQLDRKQCQFMEKLNRKEEESMMLKQKVWFTLIIRIQYFLQRKTLTLQINKSNLYCLQIKEMEQKLKEQQHRESISLQEKVKELEFKLDEQTHSEIAVRRGLRSYNVNLKKDCKFSLLLNKELKSLKLPPFYFHSLPIDQELEQQVMNQQAILILTFLELQHL, from the exons ATGGAGGACATGTTCGACTCGATGATCTTGGTCTCCGGTCCAAGTTTTGTTCGATCAGGGTTCGAGGAGCAAGCTTTTGGAG ACGATGTCGTGATGTTCGTTAATGCTGGAGGATGCGAGATTCAGGGAAAAGATTGCCATAAGAAATTCAATGGTGATGCCTATTTCCAAGGTGGAGACATAATAGAAACCAATGAAATCATAGCTAAAAGTGGTGACCACCTATCACTTTATCAATCTGCACGATATGGCGACTTCCACTACACGTTTAATAATCTTGCTCCAGGAGACTATTTTGTGGACTTGCACTTTGCGGAGATAGTCAATACCAATGGTCCTAAAGGAATTAGGGTATTTAACATATATGTACAAGAAGAGAAG ATATTATCTGGACTTGACATATATGCTGTTGTTGGAGCTAATAAGCCTCTGCAGCTAGTTGATATCAGAGTTTCTGTGGTACACAATGAGAGTGTTTTAATAAGATTTGAGGGAGTCTGTGGATCACCAACAGTTTCTGGAATTTGCATCAGAAAGGCTCCAGCCTTATCAg CAGCCACGGTAAGACCAGAGCTTCAGTTATGCACCAAATGTGCCACTGAGGTAGAGGGTTCTCCTATTCAG AAAAAATTACAGAGTAAAAATATTGCCCAATATGAGAAGAAAATACAGGAGCTAACTAATGAGTGTAAAATGAAATCTGATGAATGTTATGAAGCTTGGATGTCACTAACCAATGCAAATCAAAAACTACAGAAGGTCACTATGGAGCTTGACAAAATGATTTTCCAAAATGAAACACTTG AACAGGCTGTTGGAAGGGAGATTGAAAATTTTATAGATGTTTCTGATAAATACAAGAAGGATAAGAAGTTGTggtcttctataatcaataatttGGAAAAGAAGATTAAG ACGATAAAAGAAGATCACATAAAACTTTCTCAAGAAGCACATGATTGTGCTAACTCAATTCCTAATCTAAATAAGATGACTATTGCAATTCAGGCCTTAG TTGCACAGAGCGAAGATCTCAAAGTAAAATACAATGAGGAGATGATCAAGAGGAAAAGATTGTTTAACCAACTCCAGGAGACAAAAG GGAATATTAGGGTATTTTGTAGGTGTCGCCCCTTGAGTGAGGAGGAGATTTCATCTGGTTGTCATGCCATTATAGATTTTGATGCAGCTAAGGATGGTGAAATTGGAATGGTGACTGGTGGAACAACAAAGAAAAACTTTAAGTTTGATCGTGTCTATGCGCCAAAGGACAATCAAG CTGATGTTTATGAGGATGCTTCACCTTTGGTCACATCAGTCCTTGATGGCTACAATGTCTGCATATTTGCATATGGGCAGACTGGTACAGGGAAGACATTCACCATGGAAGGTACTGAGAATAACAGGGGAGTGAATTATAGAACCTTGGAAGAGCTTTTTAAAATAGCTGTAGAGAGGAAAGAGACAATTTCCTACAGCATATCTGTGAGTGTTCTAGAAGTGTACAATGAGCAAATCAGAGATTTATTAGCAACGTCTCCTTCAAACAAGAA GTTGGAAGTTAGGCAAGCAGCTGAAGGATTTCATCACGTGCCAGGAATGGTAGAAGCTAAAGTTGAGAACATGAAGGAAGCTTGGAATGTGCTGCAGGCTGGGAGCAATGCCAGAGCAGTTGGTTCAAACAATGTAAATGTGCATAGCAGTAGATCTCATTG CATGCTTTGTATAATGGTGAGAGCAAAAAACTTGGTGAATGGAGAGTGCACAAATAGCAAGCTTTGTCTTGTGGATTTGGCCGGAAGTGAGAGACTAACAAAGACAGATGTTCAAGGGGAGAGGCTCAAGGAAGCCCAAAACATTAACAGGTCACTCTCCGCCCTTGGAGATGTCATTTCTGCTCTTGCATCCAAAACTAACCACATACCTTACAG gaaTTCCAAGCTTACACATTTACTGCAAGATTCATTAG GAGGTGATTCAAAAGCTTTGATGTTTGTACAAATTAGTTCGTCAAACAATGACATGGGTGAAACTGTCAGTTCACTAAACTTTGCAAGTCGAGTGCGGGGAGTAGAATTGGGTCCTGCTAAGAGGCAGACTGACACAGTTGAGCAGCAAAAAATGAAGCAGATG CTTGATAAACTGAGACAGGAATATAGAACCAAGGATGAGTCGTTAAAGAGGTTTGAGGAGAACTGTCAAAACCTTGAGGATAAACTGAAAGAGAAAGAACAACATTATAGGATGCTACAAGAGAAG aatAAAGACCTTGCTAGCCAAGTCAACTCAAGTGCAGAAATCCAAAGCCAATTGGATAGGAAACAGTGCCAGTTCATGGAAAAGTTGAATAGGAAGGAAGAAGAATCCATGATGTTAAAGCAAAAGGTATGGTTTACACTAATAATAAGAATTCAATATTTTCTGCAAAGAAAAACGTTAACATTACAGATTAACAAATCGAATTTATATTGTTTACAGATCAAAGAGATGGAACAGAAATTGAAAGAGCAGCAACACAGAGAATCAATTAGTCTTCAAGAAAAG GTTAAAGAGCTTGAATTCAAACTTGATGAACAAACACACTCTGAAATTGCAGTAAGGAGAGG GTTAAGGAGCTACAATGTCAACTTAAAGAAAGACTGCAAATTCAGTTTGCTCTTGAACAAAGA GTTAAAGAGCTTGAAACTCCCTCCATTTTACTTTCACAGTCTGCCAATAGATCAAGAATTGGAACAGCAAGTGATGAATCAACAAGCTATACTGATCCTCACATTCTTAGAACTTCAACATCTATAA